The following nucleotide sequence is from Hevea brasiliensis isolate MT/VB/25A 57/8 chromosome 7, ASM3005281v1, whole genome shotgun sequence.
TACAAAAACATGTAAACACAAAACTCAGATGCAGTTGCAAAATGAACTCCATTTTAGAGGAGTGATAGTAGAAATAGATCACCTTGCCCTATATTTGGCACGTTCTGCCTCATCCCAAGCCATAGCTCTTGTCTCCAAAGGATTCAGATTTCCTGCTTCATCTAAATCCTTATTCTCAGGCATCTTAGAACCATTTGGTTCTTCTCCATGGCGCCTTCTGGCAGCAGAACTGAGCTCACCGGTAGGTCTGAAGCCTGCTGGATAGCCCTGATCAGCGCCTTGCTGCCCATATTTATGCCTTACTGGAGTGGAGGATCCTGAAGATATGGGGCTCCTTGCTGCTGGAGTTCCAGCTCTAATAGGAGTTGCTGTTCTTGAGGGCTCTTGGCTGGCAATTGGGGTCATCTCAGTCCCCATATCCCTAACACATATTGATCTAAGAGTAGATGCAGTAGAATTCTGCACTGGCTTATTGATTCTCCAAATGGACTCATCACAATCCACCTTCTTGGTTTCCACTTCATAAGGATTTGTCACTGAAGCAGGGCACCCATTTGGTTCTTGTCCTTCAACTTCATCTTCATCACTTGGATAGTCTTGTTCCTGCTGCCGAACTGGAGCTATCAGTCTCCTATCATCAGCATTTGAGGTTCTTGGCTTGGATTGGTTTTTATCCCCTCTTGACAACCCAACTAGCCATTTTTGTGCATCATCCCATTTGGATGGTGTTGGCTTGCCTAAGGCTGTCCTGTGATGAGAAGTGCGGTTTGCTCCACTGCCTTTATGAAACTCAAAACTTATTCCCTTGCTAGTTGAAATCTCTTGAATTGGTCCATGACTGTAGCAACCTTTATCCTCTATGGATCTCATTCTCTAAACAAAAGCTTTCTTAACTACTTCCTTCAAGAAACATGTGTGACTAAAACCCAGAACCCCACATAGCTTTGTATGTCAGTGAATGGATGAAAGAGTCTAATTCATAACTTTGAAGAGCAGATCCCAAGTAAAGCAAAACGGTTCTGATCCCATATATCTTGAAATCTAAACCTTTATATCTACCGTTAGGTCTCTTATTGTCACAAAAGATATAGAGAGGCAAAGAAAATGGACCAAGATTCATTCCCCATAAAACACTTGCTCTTAAATATGAGAACAAATATCAAACAACTGGCATGCATTTGTTTGGAACCTAATTAAGCTAGCAATGTCAGTTAAATCTTCTCTAGTGCATTAATGATCCAATAAAAAGGACACATTAAATATCTCCCCATCCCTCTATCTATGTACAGAAAATGTAAAATATACTTTCCCAAGTAATAAAAACCAATTTCCTAAACTTGTCATATCAAACAAAAAGCCAATAGTGCCTAACAGGAACTCTCATAGTACCTCAAACTTACTTCACACGGCAGCTGGGGTCTGGGAGAAGGGAGAACCCATGTGCAATGCATAATTAATTACCCAGCTTAAACTCATTGTGACCCATATATTAAAAAAAGGAGGGAGAAAAGGGAGGGAGAAAAGGGAGGAAATGAAAACCCAATAATGCCTAAAAGCCAAAAAGCTGAAAGCACGCATGTGTTCAATAGTACATTAAATAAAACAGAACCCATCATCAAAACTTTATGATTGTCTAGAGCTAAAAAAGCAATTATTTTGGATCCGAAAGAATAAGAGCAGTAAAAAAGCCAGAGAAGGGTTTTGTGCATTAAAAAAGCCAGAAAATGTAGGAAATGCTCATCTGCAAAGGAAAAAATTCCTTAAAATCATGAATTCTGGAGACAATCTAGCACCAAAACCATAGATGGGGAAGTTCAGATCCATTGTGCATTAAAAtactataaagaaataaataatctGCAGCAACCATTGAAACTCGTGTGTTCACTTCACAAATTACAGATATCTTCCTTTTTTTCTGTTTAACCCACAAAGGTAATCCAGGGCAGGGTGAGACCCACTCTAAGGACTCAGGagagttaatttttaaaataccGTTGCAGATTGCCCCTTTAACGGTAACTAGGGGAGGGTAGACATCTGACAGATGACACGTGGACGGCGAAGAATTTGAGAATGGTAAGATTTCTGAGCTTTCCACATGACGGTGACAGGGTACTGTGTAGGGTACAATAGTGGTCAATTGAAATGAATAGACTGTTTTAGTGTAAAATTGTAGGGTACCCATTTTGCCAAGATTGGATATTTGCCATGCCCCACCATTTATTACCTTGATGAATCATTTGGAGTGTGGGGACCATTTCCATCTACTGAAAGGGTCCACATGGGATGTCTGGGCTTGGGACCTACAGTCACTTGCGGACgcacattttcattttttttaattgtttggtaaaaggaatggaaTAGATGATTGATTTTGTCTCAATCTAAACAAATTGATTATACCAATCATGTGGCATTTATTAACGGTTAGTAATTTAGGAATTGCAATTctgattattttataaaaaataatatatatatatataatattttttataataatattttttaaaaaaatatttttttattatttaattataatattaaattaataatatgtgtttatattatatatataaatgttttattatcaaaattttaaaaataaaaaatattttctcttttaaaaagagtgagtcatttttcttaaaaattacttaatttttataaaaaaaatttcattaatctaattttctaagtattccaaacattaaaaatgtaaaattatttttacaaagattttttttattaaaaaaatatttttcataaaacgaCAATGCCtaactatttaaattttttataatcatttaaataattaatctaattagcaaatgaatatattttttatgttatatattaaatcttaaattaaatcattaaaagtatttttaatttaattcaattacaatatatatttttttgaaaatgttaataaattatgataatttttatttcataatttaaaatgtcAACAATTAAAGATACTAAATATGATATTgatctttttttatattttttaaaaatgtaatTAGACCATTTTaagatatattaatttaattagtaaaaaaatgtttatgaaattttaatttaaatctcaaatttagtattaatgttataaattaatgaaatttaataaaaaaaataaattacaacttaatattatttaattatgggATCTTGGGTTTGAGTCTATAGAAAGTGACCCAAGTTGgtaatacccagtccaaatcgtAGTGAAACACGGTTTATCATCACTCTTGGAGTTTGACCTGTCATTGGAAGCCCATGGGGTTCAGAATTTTCATGCCCAGAAATTCAATACGGCAGATGGGCCCGTCTACAACATACTTGGCTATCAGTTAAATTTTCAGGGAACATGATTGACCTGTGAAGTGCGAGGCTTTTCAACATCTGGGTCATGGGTGTTTCAGGGTTTATCAAAGGGTTTAGTGGTTTCTACAGAAATAAACCCAGAATCAAACCATACCCATTTGGGTATCACATTCAAAGCAGAGCATTATTGCATTCCCAAAACTTCGATGCTAATGATTCAGTACTTCCTGTTTTGATCGCTGTTGCAGGACCCGTCGGTCTCGTTCTCTCTATACTTCTCACCAAATTAGGTACCTTTCTCGTTATTTTTTTGCCCTTATTTCTTGATACTCAGTATGGTTACTGAGAAAGTCTCGGAGAAGATACTTTGGAATGCCAGTTTGTTATAGCTTCCGGATTTAACACGCATAGAATAGTAAAACCCGCGAAGATTGAAGTTATGGCGTATAATTTGTCATGAGCTGTATTATAAGTTTTAGTTGCTGCTGTTTGATTTGTGGTTTCTGAGAAcaagtttatttatttatgggtTTACGAATTGCTAAACAAACATCTTTTTACAAGGACAACAATGATAAATTGGTGTCTGTTTTTTTAGTTTGTGTTCAAAGAGAACTTTTTTTTGCTTTGCTTTTCTTTCATGTTACTATTATGCTTTTTGAATTTTGTTATAGATGGTGCATTAGCACTTCCAAATTATTGTTGGGATCGTTGTTGAAACGTTTAATATAATTGATGCAACAGGGGTCAAATATGCCATTTTGGAAAAGAGCAAGGCATTTTCGAACGACCCCCAAGCACACTTTATCAACAATCGGTCCATGGAGGTTGGTTGTCTTATGTGGTATTAATATCCAATCCACTTGGTTGCTTAACAGAATTCGAGCTTCATTGTGACGTTTTAATGGGTAGGTATTTCGCAAGTTGGATGGTCTTGCAGAGGAGATCCAGAGGTCACAACCACCAGTAGAATTATGGAGGAAGTTCATATATTGTACTTCAATAACTGGTTCAATTTCTTGGATCGGTTGACCACACGCAACCTCAAGGTTTGATTGATTTTTAGAACATGCAATATTGCCACATAGAATGCAGCTTGATCTTAGGTTCTCAGTATTGCTTTTACCTTTGCAGCTTCGCTccatttgtatttttattttgaagTAATACGGATCCTTGACTTCCACTTTCATTTTCAGATTGCAATTTTTAATACAGCACTTTGCATCCAAAACTTCAGAACAGCCATGGCAGTTCCTGCCTGCTCTTGGTCTTGAACCAACTGTTGCAAATTCAGGTATTCAATGTTGTTATTGTTTTTCATCTTGTTTTAAGTAATTTTGTTCAATCCTTTCTACTATTGTTGGGAAAATAAAAATATTCTATTAATTTTCCACTTGATGGCAgtgatttcttttctttcttgccTTCCCTCCTCTCATTTGTTCTCTCTCCTAGCAAAATGGAAAAAGAAGGCTCATCAGTGACATGTTCTTTTTTCACCTTTTCTGGCTTTTCTGTGTATCAAGTTATTACCGATGGGATTGGTTCCATTTTACCATCTGGAATACAAAAGGCAATTTTGGATGGGATTTTCACAATAGGTCTTGCACAGCTTTCTGAATCTCTCCTAAATGAAAAAAACCCACTTGGGTCTTCAAGGCTTGCCAAAGTAAGGCGTATATTTGAAAAAGGAAAGAGCCTTCAGCTCCAGTTTTCTGCTGAGGATCTTGGTTTCAGGTATTGCTTACCAATCATCATCTTACAAGTGTACTTTCAAGTTTCAAATCTGTACGCATTGCTGGCTTTGTAGCTACTTCACTCTAAAAAATTTTTGTTACAAAATGTTTTTAGAGCTGCTGGAGATGACCAAGTTGAACACATAAGTAGCTTTGTATCACATTACTAATGTTTTAACTTTTAGCATCCTCTCAATTTATTGACAAATTTGACTTTGTTTTGTTATTTGATATTACTTCTCCGTGATTCTTCCAAAGAAAAGATTGACAAGTGACTATTTTTTTCTCCGTGATTCTTCCAAAGAAAAGATTGACTAGTGACTATTTTTTCAAAAACTCTATAATCTCGATTTCATGATCTTGTTTCAGTTTCAGGGGAGACGAGTCAATTTGGCCAATTTAAGCATTTTCATATCCTATCATCTATTTTCGGTACCTTGAAGGAGCACTTATTCCTGATAATGATAGCATGGTGGATGTTCTGGAACCTCTTACTGTTCATCAGAGGGACTATATTCCTTCTGCAAATCCTGGGTCAAGACTGCCCCATACGGATGTGCGGATATTATCAAATTTACAAAGTGAGGTAGGTATGCCGTTGTTTTCATTAGATTGTATGTTATGCAGTTGTCAAGTAGGGATCACCTTAATTACATGAATATATTAACTTCTTACATTCTGGCCTTCTGCACATTGATATATAGACTGAAGCTTTCTTCTGTGATTGTATTGTCAGCAAGTGCGTAACCTGAGATGAGCATTTTAGGTTGCCAAGTTTCAGCTTGCACATCCACAAGTGGATTTAGATCCACTTTATATGGAAACATGTTGTATTTTGCATTGTGATTATTAATTGTGGTAAATGTGCTTTTTTAGGTGACTGTTTCTACACTTGATCTTTTGTGTGGGGACAAAATTGAGTTTCTTCTCATTATAGCACCACTCGAGGAGTCCTACCAACTTGCTCACGCTGCATTCAAGGAGCTGAGCAATTCAAAGCTTCTGCTAAAGTTTGTGTACTATGGTCCACTGACTCTTAATGAATTTGAAGCAAGCAGTGAGAAGGCATTAATGCCTTGGAAAAACTATATAGATGTTCTGGAGGTTAAGAAACCATCAAATCTATCATCATGGTGGAGTATGTGTCTGATGACTGACAAAGGAGCAATCTTAGTGAGGCCTGATGAACACATTGCTTGGTGTGTGAAATCAGGTGTTGACAATGATCCTGTCACAGAGATGACAAGGTTGTTTTCTGCTACATTGGGGGTAAAAGAACCAAAAATTAAGAGACTGCACTTAGAAGACTTGGAGAATTCTACTTGTGTATTTTCAGGAAAAGTCTTCCCTACAGGGAGTAATTTCATTAATGTTACATATGATTTCAAACTGACATCATTATAGAAAATTCTTTGCAGACAATTGGGAGAagaagattatagttggaacttTCATGGCGTAATATTATTTCCCTGCAAATCACCATGATGTGACCACTAGAATTTTGCCTGGCCAGCATTAGAATTTGTGCAGTTCAGTGTTCATGTTCAATGTGTTTTTATCTTCTTGTCATGTACTGCAGTAATCTACGTCTACTGGGTAAATCACATGCTATGCAAGGGTTTGACACATGCATTGCCTGATGAATGAGATAATTGGTAAAGTCAGTGCATAGTAATTTGTCATGTATATAAATGTAAGGAAGATTTTAACAAAGTTTCTGGTTCTTCTTATTAGTAGTTTCTGatcttttttattagtttttcaGATTTGATAATTAGTTACCTTGTGAAAGACACTTAGTTGCAGTTAACTAGTCCAGAATTGCAAGAATTGCACTTCAATGCTGGTGTATTGTGAGTGGTCAAGTACCATAATTGGACTCTTACCTTCCAATCATTAAAACAAATTGCAATAGCGAATGTAATGGTCTTTAGCCTTACTAAGACTACACAGATAGATTAGCCTAATTTCCTGTaattttcattgcattttgtaAGAATTCTATACTATTCAACTTTAGCATATGTAATGTGACATTACAGCATATACTGTAACAAATCAAATTGCATTGCTAAAATGTTACCATTTACCATTAGAAATGAACatgaagtgagttttaatggaagATGGTGCTTAGTTAGAGACAGCACAAATTCATCAGTCCAAGCTTTTAAGAAGCACTTTTGGTCACAAAGTCTGCAAGTTGCAATTCTATAGTGTGATCAGAATCAACCATCAGATCTGCTGCAAGAAGACTATGATTTCCTTTTGCATCAACTTTGAGTACTTGTCATTGTGATTAAATGGCCAACAATAGCTGTCACAATCCCAAGCAAGCCACCAGCAATAACCTATCATCAGATAGCATTATTGAACAATGATAATTGGTACAGCTTCTGAAAACATATGCTTCATGAACATGAAGAGTCTAAGCTACAATATGTGTCCTCGTTCGCAGATGGGGAGGAGATTATCCCTAAAgcgtggaaatgagtttgaaggTTGGGAGATTCCTATCTAGACAGTATTATGTAACCTGTTGTTATTGGAGGTCAGAACTTACAGGAAAATAAGCTTTTCCAATCATTAATAACCTcatcattttcacttttcaaagcTGAAACTTAAAATGTAGTACATACTATGTTTGCTAATTGCTAAATAACAATTTGGGTCAACATCATTTGAGTGGCAGTTGTTTTTGTACAAGAAGGTGATAACAGCAACTTCACAGGCATATGATAGATACAAGAGATCTCTTATAATAGTATAAGAAAACTATGTGAGGAAATGTACAAACCTGAGGAGGAGTGTGGCCAAGAAGTTCACGTAGAGGTCTGCTTTCTGCCAGAGGATGTTCAGCAGGAAGCTCATATACAATTTGATTCAAGACCTGTGGAAAAGCCAATTTAAATACGTGAAACCCAGCACATATCTCAAGTCTTAATAATATGTGGCATACAGCCAAATGACAAAAACGGCATTTCTTGAAGTAGAAGGATAATGGACAACACAAGAAAAGGAGCAGGTGAAGCATCAAACCTCTGCTTGACGCCCAGCCTGTAGTCTTACACCAGTTGCATCATACATAACCTGCcgtcaaaatctcaatgtaaaataTCACTTTACATTATATATTCATTAATCTGAAAAGAAAAACTCTGTGCATAGAGGAATCATAAGGGATGAAAAATTCTTACAACACATGCAAAGATTAATGCAGTTGCAAACAATGATCCGCCAAAGCCTTCCTGGAATCCAATAGCCATGGCAAGTGCAGCAACAGTGGCAGAATGGGATGATGGCATTCCACCAGACCCAACAAGTTGCTTGAAATCCCATCGCCTTTGCTCATACCTGCAAATCTAGGAAAGCTTAAGACTCTTAGGGTATGTAAACTAACAAATGATTAGGAAATTTTGCAGCACTGTTCCACCAATATCATAAGAACACAAATCACAGATGAGCTAGAAAGGCTTTCAAGTTCAAAGGTTGACAATAACAATACAAATTAGTTCTCATACATGGTTCCCTCAACTGAAATTCTATACTGCAATTCAATTCCGAGGGAGAACATCAACATACCTAAGAGAAAGAGACAGAGCAAAATTTGATAGAGACactaaaattttagttttatttttaggCAATTTGGCTAAGAGAGAATTTGGTATTGATCTCCTTAGCATTTCATCTCATAAATCATGTTCCAGACAAGAAGAACCTCCCACTGGTCAATACAGCCTAGTTCCAGAAAGAGCATGTTACTCTTACTGCCCCCATTTTATTGGTCTGATTAATCAGGACTCAGCAGGTCCAGTGGACCCATTGTGGAGCCCTCccccttttcttttcctttttgtcaAAGAGCCCTCCCCATTTCATAATGCTCTCCAGTCTACATCTCGTTAATAGAAGTTGAACTTAGGAACTATCCTGGATGGCCTGTTAATGACTTGACCTACTGCATTGTTGTGAAAGAAGAATTCATCAAGGGACAGATTGCCCTTTTGGTTTGTAAAAGCTAATGAATACATATGATTCGTACTATTGGTAGAGATAACGAACATATTCAAATAATTGATTCCCAATTAAGATTATGGCAATTGAAGGCTACTTTTGAATTGACTGTGCGAATGGTTCATAAACTAAttaattcacattcatttaaagGAAAGACCAGAAACAAATAACCAACAATGTCATTGGGAGAAAAATTCAGAAGCCAAGAACACAACCCCAATCCCAAGACATCAAAGATTTGTTGAAAcccaaagaaatgaaaattttccaaaattcgaGTAGGTGTAAAAGCAATACCAGAAAGTGAAGAGCTTGGTAGTTTGGGCAATAGCGAAAGCAACAAGAGCAGCAATGAGAGGATAATTGGCAAATATGAATGACCCAGAAGAAGAAGAATCAGTGCTGTGAATAGATAAACCAGATGCAGCACCAGCCATCTCCTCCATTATCTCTAATATTCAGTACAAGATCCTTCCTTCTTGCTGTAGGAAGAAAGAAAGATTGATAGATAGATATGAATGAATTGTGAAAgaatctttttatttttcttttttgtttcttGGAAGGAGCTTAAGGACGTTATAGGTGGCGAGGAATTTGGTTGATGAGaaggagaagaaaagaagagaggtggGTTCTGGTTATCGGATTTATGATAAGGCAGGTTCTTGCTGGAATCTTTGTTTCTTGTTTAGTTTTTCCTCTTTCTATGTTTTTAACTAACGGTCTTTGCTCttgttgctctctctctctctctctctctctctctcaagttaTATCAAGTTATATCTGGATTACAACCCTCTCGCCTACTGTTTAGAGAGATGTAGACAACCCattttaaattgtaattaaattgattctatacgaaattaaaattatttatatttaaatttatttaaattaaattaaaatcaaattaaaaccaaATAATCTGATTTAATATAATTTcggattaaaattaaaatttttttataaaaaaatcatcaaatttaattaaaatcaaaattataatCGAATTATAACTGAGAACCGTTGAGTTAAATTTTGATTCCCTTGACCCTAAAATCGAAACTaacattttgattttaattttagtttgaAACTAAACTATGATGAGCCTTACTTGAatccttttttaattttttttcttttttttaatatatattaaaattctgGGGATAGCTTATTGTAGTAGCTGGGGCCTAGGATCTTCTTTAATGGTATCTTCCTTAGATGGATTGTTTTTTTACTTGAAAAATGAGCCTTTTATGTCTTTGTATCATAAGAAAGTATTATTaatgaatgaagaagaaaaagtaATGTCCATTAGAAATCCTCCCAAATTCCAGTTCCCTAGTTGTGACCATTGGGGCTGATTTGACCAATCAATTCCTCTCGCCATACCCACAAGCCAAACGAAAAGCAAGGAAAGAATTTGTCAATGTTTGAGAATTCAGAACCCATAAACCAGAAATTCTCCAAAATGTTCAATTAAACAATGTTGGACTAACTAATAATATATACTAAGAAATAACAGCACTACATAATAACCACAataaatcaataataataataataataataagcaagTGCCCAATGTTCCTCAACAATACCTGACTAAGCTTTCAAATTAATCATGGCACTGCGAACACAAACTGGAGCATTCTCCGTCTGGTTTGGCCTTGCATTTGCTGGCAGAAGGACGCCGCCAAGTAGGAAACGCATCAGGCCAGTGGCAAAATTCCACTTCCTAATCAATAAAACTGCGCAAGGAAACGATTCGTTGCTGCTTCTCATTAGCTAAAAAAATCAGGTCAGGAAGATAGAGTTTGTGGGAGTGGCTGCAGCGGTGGAGGCGGTGGTGAAATGACGGTGACGGACTGACGATGATGGTTTTGAGTTTCTTGGAGGGGTGGCGTAGCCAGGTAGTTGTGTGACCCGCCGGATTCGGAATCGGATTCCATCTAACGAAGACGATCGAATTTCGGGCGGGAAAATTAGCCGGACTACGCTTTTTAATCTTTCCGAATGTCTGATATACCCTTCGATTATTTCAAAATTACGTCAATTAACCGATTTCCCCCCTTTTTATAGGCTAATGTTCTTTTTCATTTGAGCCTAAGCCCAGCCTGGATGGGCCAAATGGACTGGCACGtcacttaaaatatatttaatttaattactatAAAATTAACTGATTCAGTGCAGAGCTAGACATAAAAGATTATGCTCGACTCCTCCCATCCCcctgaatatataataaaaaaaataattaatttaatactaAATTTTAGTAGTAGTGAAATTATCAACGAAAttgtgaaattttaaatttaaattttagtaaaagttaaataaaaaaaatcatttatatgGTATACAAAATTACAACTATAATTGCTATAATGTTTGTGAAGGGGAAATTTGAAGTCAGCTTCAGGCCATGCTTTTGAAGGCATCAATTGCTttgttttggaagacaaaagtgcaaaaagattaataattgaattcatgcatttgaaaaaagaaaaaagtaatAATGATTggagccttttttttttctctttgatGGGTTAAAAAACTTTTTTTTCCCCCTCCTGTTTGCTTACGGAGCCATGGACAATGTACAAGCAAATGAAGCAAAATCAAAGCTATACTTTTTAACAATCATAACGAATATGAATGGTTGGGTTTTAATTCACACTTCTCTCTAACCAAGGAATGAGTTGGAGTAAACTAACAAGAATGTGGCAACTGGAGAAGAACAAGCACAAATCTCCAATGCCTTCACTAATATCACCTAATAACAAATAAAAGCTTTACAATTATGTCACCAACACATCGTGGTGTTTCTTACAAATAAATTGGAACCAAAAGAAGCCGATTGGCAATAATCTAAACAGCCCTCCAAACACAGAAAAAACCATTAACATACAAGCACTCAGCAACTTCTCCATATGGCTGGTGGGAGTAGCAGATTTTTGTGGTGGGGGTGTGAAATGAAAGACTTTCACATTATTGTGCAATTGCACTTGGACTCCAGCTTTGGAGGCTTCGCACTGTCTATGTTATTAGGAAGGCCAACATTACGCAACATAGTTTCATTGGCATTCTCATCATTCTGGAACTTGCTAGAAGGGGATTTTACATCCGATTCCGTCCGTTTCTGTCTAGCTTTCAGGGATTTTGATGTACTTTTCCCTGTAGTTCTGCTTCGTGAATCTTTTCTGTCTGCAGTGGATTTTCCCACAACTGTAACTGTTGGCCGAGAACTTTCCAATGCGACTGAGTCTTCTTTTTCAATGGCTAAAGCTGCAGCCTGGTAGGCCAGATCATGGACAATGGAGCTACAGAAAAGTATTGTATCTGTTGCTTCTTCAAGGGTTAGGCTTCTTGCTTTACTTCCTTTCCGAACCAATACAGTTGAGTCCTCTGACACAAGCAAAGAATTTGTCAGAGAACCAAACCAGATTTTACTAGTCTCATGTCAAAGCTTGAATTagcattaaatatattataagcaCATGGAAACTATAAAGCATCATTTTATAAATCCGCAAAAGAGACACACGACATTGTAGCCTtctaaaagcaaaaaaaaaaaaaaaaaaacataattctCATTGGATAGGAACTCATTCAAAAAAATATTAACCAGACACTGTAAGTTAATCAAGAAAAAGATATCACCTTTATTAATGAGATAAGAGACTGGTTCAAGTTAATTGTAATCAACCCAACAAAAAGATTATAGCAGCATAAATAAAAATGCTAGGATAAACATACCCAATATGACATGTAAGTGATCCGAGTTGCTGTGTTCCAGAACAGAAGCAGACATTTCCTTGTCTGAAGGTGTTGGGATTGAATGATCCTGAAATTCATTTATGGAGCTCTTTGAATTTGTAGAAACATCATCATACTCTGAGCCAGGGGAACCTTGACAAAAGTTCTCAGTTTCAATTTCTGATATTGAGGCCAGAGAACTATGAGTGGGAACCTCAACATCATTTAGTCCATCAACACAAGAGTTCAACATGGTATGTTCCATTTCGACAGGGGGATCTGGAGAAATAACTGATGCTTCTACATCTGAGACACTGATTGCATTATTTGGAAAATCATCTTCGCTTTCATGTAAATGACGGTCTTCATATGTCAGAAATGATGCTACAGAATTCTCCTCTAACTGAATGCCAACTGCATGGCATGACAAACTGGAGGTAGAAGCATCCATTATTCTACTAACGTCATTATGCTCACATGAATCTCCTTCAGTTGCTACTATACCAGTAAAAGATGCACTAGAAACACCCATATCATTATTTTCTGAAGCCGCCACTTTTCCATGTGAAGTTACAGTTGCTCCTTCTATTACTTCATGCTTCACATTACCAACAAAAGCCTCACTGTTCTCTTCATGGGTGCTGGTTGCGAGACCTAGTGCATGGTAAGTGAGGTTTGAAGTTCCAGACAAAGATGATC
It contains:
- the LOC110640504 gene encoding uncharacterized protein LOC110640504 is translated as MEEMAGAASGLSIHSTDSSSSGSFIFANYPLIAALVAFAIAQTTKLFTFWYEQRRWDFKQLVGSGGMPSSHSATVAALAMAIGFQEGFGGSLFATALIFACVVMYDATGVRLQAGRQAEVLNQIVYELPAEHPLAESRPLRELLGHTPPQVIAGGLLGIVTAIVGHLITMTSTQS
- the LOC110640503 gene encoding uncharacterized protein At3g61260, whose amino-acid sequence is MRSIEDKGCYSHGPIQEISTSKGISFEFHKGSGANRTSHHRTALGKPTPSKWDDAQKWLVGLSRGDKNQSKPRTSNADDRRLIAPVRQQEQDYPSDEDEVEGQEPNGCPASVTNPYEVETKKVDCDESIWRINKPVQNSTASTLRSICVRDMGTEMTPIASQEPSRTATPIRAGTPAARSPISSGSSTPVRHKYGQQGADQGYPAGFRPTGELSSAARRRHGEEPNGSKMPENKDLDEAGNLNPLETRAMAWDEAERAKYRARYKREEVKIQAWENHEKRKAEMEMRKMEVKAERMKARAQEKLASKLAATKRIAEEKRANAEDKLNEKAVRTGERADYIRRTGHLPSSLSFKLPSLCS
- the LOC110640506 gene encoding uncharacterized protein LOC110640506, whose protein sequence is MEKEGSSVTCSFFTFSGFSVYQVITDGIGSILPSGIQKAILDGIFTIGLAQLSESLLNEKNPLGSSRLAKVRRIFEKGKSLQLQFSAEDLGFSFRGDESIWPI